The stretch of DNA ttCAACAGTATTGCTTTGCATGtgaaagaaatttatttattcccATTCCATAAATATATTCCCTTAATTTGCTTCAAACCTCATTACTAAAATACTGGATAACTGTAGGCACTTGTATGATAATGAACTGTGGTGTTTAGTTTATCACTTAGAACGGTATCTATTGTGTGCCAAGTTCAACTCTTTAGtaagtttaatattttgtaCGTCAAACAAGATTTTCTTTCTTGGAAATTGTAATGAGTTGAGAACACCAAAGGTGAGAACACAAcactatatttaattttgtctaTACAGGAAAAATGCAAAAGCCATTGCCAGAGCTGCTAAAGGAGTATGACATGGCAGTAGGGATCTTCCCTCGCGATGCTACCAACTATGAGTTCAATGAAGAGACAGGAAAGCTTACAGTCTTTGTACCGGCAGTTTGTGAAGTGGGCTACAAGGACTCATCTGTTTTGCGCTTTTCCACCACTATTACTGGGTATCTGGAGAAAGGAAAGCTAGTTGATATAGAGGGGATGAAGACAAAGGTGATGATATGGGTAAAAGTGAGCTGTATCTCATCTGATGGATCGAAGCTACATGTCACGGCTGGGATGAAGAAAACCAGGAGCAGAGAGGCTTATGAGGTTCTTAGAGATGGTGTAACTGTAGAAAAGTTCTAAAGCAGGATGCTTTTGATCAGTTTATATATCCACACCTGTAATTCCCCTTGTAGTGCTTGGACCGGCTTGTCTGCTCCATGATTGGGTATTGTAATGACCAAGACCAGTTGAATGATTGAATCACATGTTAAATGTTCCCTGCTATGTTATCTTTTTTAATGGTCGAAGTCACAGTGTTTGTTTTCTTGGGCTTTTCAAAGAGATGCGATTTCCTCTGGGTAATAAAGGGGCTATGCTATTTGAAAGAGTTATGTTAAATATAACCTCGTGGCGTATAAGtttggtatatattttttttttggaaaagtcTACTTACAACCGGTTTGGGGAACCGGCGCGAAACCGTGTCTTACGTGGcacaaaacggcgtcgtttgcattttgaaaatgaaatcgTTTCCTGCATATTTCACTTTCACATTTTCCTTCACTTTCTCCTGCTCGATCCAGACCCTTCTCCCCATTCCCATTGTCTTCCCCACGAGCTTTGTTCCGCTCTGCTTCGGTCAACGTCGAAAGGAGTAAGGGCTTTCGGATTTCACTTTCTCCTGCTCGATCCAGACCCATCTTCTTCCCCTGGAAGGCTTCCTTCTGCTCTGGTTCGGTCAACGTCGAAACAAGTAAGGGGCTTCCGGATTTCACTTTCTCCCACTAGATCCAGACCCATCGTCTTCCCCAGGAAGGCTTCTTGGTCTTCTCCACCAGAACCCACTTGGTCTTCTCCACCAGAGCCACGAAGCCGATTTGTCTTCTCCACCATATCTGTAATCATGGTTTTCATTTTGCTGTGTGTTTGTTATGGACTTACTGCAGTGAAAAGGTAAAACAATGGCAGGGTATGGAAATATTACGTAAACACAGGAAGGTGATGAAAATGGAAATGCCCAATTCTTCTCTCCTTCTCATTTGCCCTAGCCCCTTCGATATTCTTCTTCCCAAATAAAGGTCCcaccttttttcttctccttccatcGTACTCCCCATCAGAACCCTAACAGTGTTCTTATTCGGGTTTCTTGCATTTTGTATATGCATGTATTTTACATTGTAATACTCTGTATCTTAATAATTGATAtcgttcaaattttcttttagcaTATTTTTTCAGTAATCAAAAGTTTGTTAAAGAACACAAAAGGCttaggtgattttttttttcgtttaaaTTTCAACTAGAATTGCTTTGGTCACCTGCTGCATAACTTTGGATTTTCTTTATGACTTTTTGTAGAATAAGACAGTGTCTGTGTTTGAGACTACTATTCGCGTTCTTGGAGATTTACTCTCTGCTCATTTTATTGCAAGTGATTATGCTACGGTATTGGTTATGCATGTACCTTTacgaattatttttattacaatttatgatttttttttagttaaagcATTGGTTTTCCAGAAAAAGTATTGATGTGCTTTAGATCGACCTAAAAGGATTTAATTAGAAGGATTTATGAAAGAGGTTATTGATGCAACTTATGTGCATTTTACTTTCCATGCTGACATTTGTGACTTCTCTTGATAAATTATACTTGATGTGTAGAATATGTAGATCAATTATATGGTCtgttttttatggatttttttttttaactactgattttatcatttaaaagtTGGATTGAAGGCAATGATAACCAATGAACCTTCAGATACCACaaccatttttcataaatgtgaAGACATCACATAAAaacaagtttattttctttagtgtTAGTTAGGAAAAGAATTGGAACACTCTTGTTATTAATAATGTAAAATGCTCATAATTCTTTAGTTTTAGCCCCTCTTTATTTGTTCTATTCTACAAATTGCCACATGCCCTATGTACCATTGATCATATGAGGTTTTTATACTTCAGTTTTAGGCCCTTTTTATTCTTTCTGTTCTATTCTTCTGCAGGTTTTTAGCTTGTTCTTTGTAATAGTTTCATTGCTTTTGAGAGCCTTGCTCTAGCATTGCTTAAAGGTATGCATTGCTCCAAATGTTGCACTTTATACATTTTCCTCTACTTCCCTGAATTGTTTGGTTACACTGCATAACATATATACTTTTGTGGCCTTCATCCAGGTGAAATctagaagagagagattttaCTATCGAATAGAAATGATGGGGTTCTGAAGGAGTTGGTGCTTCTGGAgcaataaattgaaataaggCATTTACGCACACTACTCCGGCTGTATTGGGCTTTTCTAGTTGTTGTATCATGTTACTTAATAGTATCTAATTGATTTCAGAACTTAGTTTGTAAATACATAACTTAAGTCTGTGTTTCTGACTTATGTAAATCCAAAACAATGTGGTTGGTTTTTAAAGCCTTGGTGAAGGCAAccattgaaatgaatataaatctAGCTTTTTACCACCTCTTATTTCCAGTAGTTCTTGTGCATTAAACATGTCAACATGCCAACAGATTTATGCATGCCAACATGCCAACAGATTTTCAGCAGTTATAGCTTTTAACATGCCAATAGATTTACGCATTAAAaatgcaatcaataaaatgcaatcAAAAGCCACTCATTTGAAATGCAATTTGCCTAGCAATAAAATGCAATCTACTTTTAACACGCATTAAGTTACTACCATCCACAGCAAACCATTATAAAATCTATGAAATAAAATCTATGAAATAAATCCATGAATTACATTCAATACAAAATCCATGAATTACATTCAAACCACAAAAAAcccattacaaaattacaaattccAAATCCATGAATTACATTGAATACACAACAAACCCATTACAAAATCTATGAATTACATTGGATTTACATccatgaattaaattaaatacacaacaAACCCA from Juglans regia cultivar Chandler chromosome 4, Walnut 2.0, whole genome shotgun sequence encodes:
- the LOC108995168 gene encoding uncharacterized protein At5g01610-like, with the translated sequence MDQILNKVGSYWFSQKANKEINSVGDDINSLSSSIEGGAKWLVNKVKGKMQKPLPELLKEYDMAVGIFPRDATNYEFNEETGKLTVFVPAVCEVGYKDSSVLRFSTTITGYLEKGKLVDIEGMKTKVMIWVKVSCISSDGSKLHVTAGMKKTRSREAYEVLRDGVTVEKF